From a region of the Anoplopoma fimbria isolate UVic2021 breed Golden Eagle Sablefish chromosome 16, Afim_UVic_2022, whole genome shotgun sequence genome:
- the LOC129104331 gene encoding interferon alpha/beta receptor 2-like, with translation MTALFWMLAWLLQVLPAMSELPQPFNVTLNSSHFIHILKWEPGPGTPTGVYYQVTVITEMGSYWVPVIGCELVQHPLVCNLTKAFPDPNQVYFTKIKALPEAQGSKPVILPGFKPIKDTQLDLPLLTVTPCGEDLCVDLQPPMEHLREIYDSMNYKLRIKSNNADKPQFKDTNSLRRKILKDLASGRQYCVSVCFSEGLVSRESNYSQPVCASTPGQYTADPWISATLCLLVMFGVVVGALLFYTGFICRITRPLPWVLTSIHHIEEVLVIPSRNTSSSLLNVEPTLPSSDEKKNNQTSDESDGETITESTGGSRGGDYKMLLGNNLLSSSSSSSSSLSVSMSPEPELLISTDTHSNAGLNEAQSTHTASRSDSLPMSDTLSGTEGRILPNQEEKKVLEECVNQDVNLHTLTFGMLGQEVEEVETSHIYLGEMESESCSASEECSTIPTLPPQTSDTKEVIIESVSCSVDEEEEEEHCGYMGRPSTDVLQNLL, from the exons ATGACTGCTCTCTTTTGGATGCTCGCATGGCTGCTTCAGGTCCTGCCAG ccATGAGTGAACTCCCACAGCCTTTCAATGTGACCCTGAACTCGAGCCATTTCATTCACATACTCAAATGGGAGCCTGGACCTGGGACACCCACAGGAGTCTACTACCAGGTCACAGTTATCACAGAAAT GGGAAGTTACTGGGTGCCAGTGATTGGCTGCGAGCTTGTCCAGCACCCACTGGTATGCAACCTGACAAAGGCCTTCCCTGACCCGAACCAGGTGTACTTTACCAAGATTAAAGCACTGCCTGAAGCACAGGGCTCAAAACCAGTCATCCTCCCAGGATTTAAACCCATCAAAGACA CTCAACTGGACCTGCCGCTGCTGACTGTGACACCATGTGGAGAAGATTTGTGTGTGGACCTACAGCCTCCCATGGAGCACCTTAGGGAGATCTATGATTCTATGAATTACAAACTCAGGATTAAGAGCAACAATGCAGACAAACCCCAG TTTAAGGACACCAACTCTCTGAGAAGAAAGATTTTGAAGGATCTGGCCTCTGGCAGACAGTACTGTGTGTCAGTCTGCTTCTCAGAAGGTCTGGTGTCTAGAGAGTCCAACTACAGCCAACCTGTTTGTGCTTCCACCCCTGGCCAATATACTGCAG ACCCATGGATATCAGCCACGTTGTGTTTGTTGGTGATGTTTGGTGTGGTCGTTGGGGCCCTGCTGTTCTATACTGGTTTCATCTGTCGGATAACGAGGCCACTGCCATGGGTCCTG acatccatccatcacatAGAAGAGGTTCTAGTCATTCCATCCCGCAACACGTCGTCTTCTCTCTTGAATGTTGAACCAACTCTGCCCTCTTCAGATGAAAAGAAGAACAACCAAACATCCGATGAGAGCGATGGGGAGACTATAACTGAGAGCACCGGTGGGAGTAGAGGAGGAGATTATAAAATGCTATTGGGCAATaacctcctctcttcctcctcttcatcttcatcatctttgtCAGTTTCTATGTCCCCAGAGCCTGAACTCTTGATTTCAACAGACACACATTCCAATGCTGGACTGAACGAagcacagagcacacacactgcCTCCCGATCTGATTCTTTACCAATGTCAGACACACTCAGTGGGACTGAAGGACGAATCCTGCCAAatcaggaggagaagaaggtgcTGGAAGAGTGTGTCAACCAGGATGTTAACCTACACACATTAACCTTCGGCATGCTTgggcaggaagtggaggaggtaGAGACATCACATATTTATTTGGGGGAGATGGAGTCAGAGTCTTGCTCTGCTTCAGAGGAGTGTAGTACCATTCCAACCCTGCCCCCACAAACTAGTGACACCAAGGAAGTTATCATAGAATCTGTTTCCTGCTCTgtagatgaagaggaggaggaagagcactGTGGATATATGGGGCGTCCATCTACAGATGTCTTACAGAACTTATTGTAG
- the LOC129104334 gene encoding interferon alpha/beta receptor 2-like isoform X3 translates to MMGLWILLLHLHLVVCVSIPAPCNVSISSFNMEHILSFLPGLETPSDTHFTVQILRLRRNTWRPVAVCLELKAGQTCDLTRAFKDPFDHYIARIQAFTSTQTSNWTVSGQFQPLSDTVLGPPDVSVSGCGNCLLLQIRVPTTKGLQQLKDFYRRVVVYVRRSRDGVQFSLNLPYKEDNMITYLQPGVEYCVTVSVTSFFNSNRVSSNPHCAFTSPPRSKSSVIVVVSLLGAFCALGFLLTGLVVYGGQLCFEFRKLLHRTLVTNPNKEQPAGASWG, encoded by the exons ATGATGGGATTGTGGATACTTCTTCTGCATTTACACCTTG TGGTGTGTGTCTCCATCCCTGCACCTTGCAacgtctccatctcctccttcaaCATGGAGCACATACTCAGCTTCCTGCCCGGCCTCGAAACCCCCTCGGACACCCATTTCACTGTTCAGATCCTTCGCCTCAG GAGGAACACGTGGAGACCAGTGGCTGTTTGTTTGGAGCTAAAGGCCGGACAGACATGTGACCTAACCCGAGCGTTCAAGGACCCGTTTGATCACTACATAGCCCGCATCCAAGCCTTCACTTCCACCCAGACATCCAACTGGACCGTGTCTGGGCAGTTCCAGCCTCTttcagaca CTGTGTTGGGACCTCCTGATGTGTCCGTGTCTGGATGTGGAAACTGTTTGCTCCTGCAGATCAGAGTTCCTACAACAAAGGGGCTCCAGCAGCTCAAAGACTTTTACAGAAGAGTTGTCGTCTATGTGCGGAGGTCCAGGGATGGCGTACag TTCAGTCTGAATCTGCCTTACAAAGAGGACAACATGATCACTTACCTGCAGCCAGGTGTGGAGTACTGTGTGACCGTCTCTGTGACATCATTCTTCAACTCCAACCGTGTCTCTAGTAACCCTCACTGTGCCTTCACCAGCCCTCCTCGGTCCAAAAGCTCGG TGATTGTGGTCGTCAGCCTGCTGGGTGCCTTCTGTGCTCTGGGCTTTCTCCTCACTGGACTGGTTGTCTACGGCGGTCAGCTGTGCTTTGAATTCAGAAAACTCCTACACAGAACTCTGGTAACCAATCCaaat aaggaacagcctgcaggagcaagttggggttaa
- the LOC129104334 gene encoding interferon alpha/beta receptor 2-like isoform X1, translating to MMGLWILLLHLHLVVCVSIPAPCNVSISSFNMEHILSFLPGLETPSDTHFTVQILRLRRNTWRPVAVCLELKAGQTCDLTRAFKDPFDHYIARIQAFTSTQTSNWTVSGQFQPLSDTVLGPPDVSVSGCGNCLLLQIRVPTTKGLQQLKDFYRRVVVYVRRSRDGVQFSLNLPYKEDNMITYLQPGVEYCVTVSVTSFFNSNRVSSNPHCAFTSPPRSKSSVIVVVSLLGAFCALGFLLTGLVVYGGQLCFEFRKLLHRTLVTNPNSYIPLQCQNRGCAPMVVSDQISALQQHKDGSADCLLTANRLVQPLRSCSEGAEED from the exons ATGATGGGATTGTGGATACTTCTTCTGCATTTACACCTTG TGGTGTGTGTCTCCATCCCTGCACCTTGCAacgtctccatctcctccttcaaCATGGAGCACATACTCAGCTTCCTGCCCGGCCTCGAAACCCCCTCGGACACCCATTTCACTGTTCAGATCCTTCGCCTCAG GAGGAACACGTGGAGACCAGTGGCTGTTTGTTTGGAGCTAAAGGCCGGACAGACATGTGACCTAACCCGAGCGTTCAAGGACCCGTTTGATCACTACATAGCCCGCATCCAAGCCTTCACTTCCACCCAGACATCCAACTGGACCGTGTCTGGGCAGTTCCAGCCTCTttcagaca CTGTGTTGGGACCTCCTGATGTGTCCGTGTCTGGATGTGGAAACTGTTTGCTCCTGCAGATCAGAGTTCCTACAACAAAGGGGCTCCAGCAGCTCAAAGACTTTTACAGAAGAGTTGTCGTCTATGTGCGGAGGTCCAGGGATGGCGTACag TTCAGTCTGAATCTGCCTTACAAAGAGGACAACATGATCACTTACCTGCAGCCAGGTGTGGAGTACTGTGTGACCGTCTCTGTGACATCATTCTTCAACTCCAACCGTGTCTCTAGTAACCCTCACTGTGCCTTCACCAGCCCTCCTCGGTCCAAAAGCTCGG TGATTGTGGTCGTCAGCCTGCTGGGTGCCTTCTGTGCTCTGGGCTTTCTCCTCACTGGACTGGTTGTCTACGGCGGTCAGCTGTGCTTTGAATTCAGAAAACTCCTACACAGAACTCTGGTAACCAATCCaaat TCATACATCCCTCTCCAATGCCAGAATCGTGGATGTGCACCCATGGTAGTCTCAGATCAGATCTCAGCCTTGCAGCAACATAAAGATGGCTCTGCTGACTGCCTCCTGACTGCCAACAGGCTGGTTCAGCCACTGAGGAGCTGCTCTGAGGGGGCAGAGGAAGACTGA
- the LOC129104334 gene encoding interferon alpha/beta receptor 2-like isoform X4: protein MMGLWILLLHLHLVVCVSIPAPCNVSISSFNMEHILSFLPGLETPSDTHFTVQILRLRRNTWRPVAVCLELKAGQTCDLTRAFKDPFDHYIARIQAFTSTQTSNWTVSGQFQPLSDTVLGPPDVSVSGCGNCLLLQIRVPTTKGLQQLKDFYRRVVVYVRRSRDGVQFSLNLPYKEDNMITYLQPGVEYCVTVSVTSFFNSNRVSSNPHCAFTSPPRSKSSVIVVVSLLGAFCALGFLLTGLVVYGGQLCFEFRKLLHRTLKEQPAGASWG, encoded by the exons ATGATGGGATTGTGGATACTTCTTCTGCATTTACACCTTG TGGTGTGTGTCTCCATCCCTGCACCTTGCAacgtctccatctcctccttcaaCATGGAGCACATACTCAGCTTCCTGCCCGGCCTCGAAACCCCCTCGGACACCCATTTCACTGTTCAGATCCTTCGCCTCAG GAGGAACACGTGGAGACCAGTGGCTGTTTGTTTGGAGCTAAAGGCCGGACAGACATGTGACCTAACCCGAGCGTTCAAGGACCCGTTTGATCACTACATAGCCCGCATCCAAGCCTTCACTTCCACCCAGACATCCAACTGGACCGTGTCTGGGCAGTTCCAGCCTCTttcagaca CTGTGTTGGGACCTCCTGATGTGTCCGTGTCTGGATGTGGAAACTGTTTGCTCCTGCAGATCAGAGTTCCTACAACAAAGGGGCTCCAGCAGCTCAAAGACTTTTACAGAAGAGTTGTCGTCTATGTGCGGAGGTCCAGGGATGGCGTACag TTCAGTCTGAATCTGCCTTACAAAGAGGACAACATGATCACTTACCTGCAGCCAGGTGTGGAGTACTGTGTGACCGTCTCTGTGACATCATTCTTCAACTCCAACCGTGTCTCTAGTAACCCTCACTGTGCCTTCACCAGCCCTCCTCGGTCCAAAAGCTCGG TGATTGTGGTCGTCAGCCTGCTGGGTGCCTTCTGTGCTCTGGGCTTTCTCCTCACTGGACTGGTTGTCTACGGCGGTCAGCTGTGCTTTGAATTCAGAAAACTCCTACACAGAACTCTG aaggaacagcctgcaggagcaagttggggttaa
- the LOC129104334 gene encoding interferon alpha/beta receptor 2-like isoform X2, whose amino-acid sequence MMGLWILLLHLHLVVCVSIPAPCNVSISSFNMEHILSFLPGLETPSDTHFTVQILRLRRNTWRPVAVCLELKAGQTCDLTRAFKDPFDHYIARIQAFTSTQTSNWTVSGQFQPLSDTVLGPPDVSVSGCGNCLLLQIRVPTTKGLQQLKDFYRRVVVYVRRSRDGVQFSLNLPYKEDNMITYLQPGVEYCVTVSVTSFFNSNRVSSNPHCAFTSPPRSKSSVIVVVSLLGAFCALGFLLTGLVVYGGQLCFEFRKLLHRTLSYIPLQCQNRGCAPMVVSDQISALQQHKDGSADCLLTANRLVQPLRSCSEGAEED is encoded by the exons ATGATGGGATTGTGGATACTTCTTCTGCATTTACACCTTG TGGTGTGTGTCTCCATCCCTGCACCTTGCAacgtctccatctcctccttcaaCATGGAGCACATACTCAGCTTCCTGCCCGGCCTCGAAACCCCCTCGGACACCCATTTCACTGTTCAGATCCTTCGCCTCAG GAGGAACACGTGGAGACCAGTGGCTGTTTGTTTGGAGCTAAAGGCCGGACAGACATGTGACCTAACCCGAGCGTTCAAGGACCCGTTTGATCACTACATAGCCCGCATCCAAGCCTTCACTTCCACCCAGACATCCAACTGGACCGTGTCTGGGCAGTTCCAGCCTCTttcagaca CTGTGTTGGGACCTCCTGATGTGTCCGTGTCTGGATGTGGAAACTGTTTGCTCCTGCAGATCAGAGTTCCTACAACAAAGGGGCTCCAGCAGCTCAAAGACTTTTACAGAAGAGTTGTCGTCTATGTGCGGAGGTCCAGGGATGGCGTACag TTCAGTCTGAATCTGCCTTACAAAGAGGACAACATGATCACTTACCTGCAGCCAGGTGTGGAGTACTGTGTGACCGTCTCTGTGACATCATTCTTCAACTCCAACCGTGTCTCTAGTAACCCTCACTGTGCCTTCACCAGCCCTCCTCGGTCCAAAAGCTCGG TGATTGTGGTCGTCAGCCTGCTGGGTGCCTTCTGTGCTCTGGGCTTTCTCCTCACTGGACTGGTTGTCTACGGCGGTCAGCTGTGCTTTGAATTCAGAAAACTCCTACACAGAACTCTG TCATACATCCCTCTCCAATGCCAGAATCGTGGATGTGCACCCATGGTAGTCTCAGATCAGATCTCAGCCTTGCAGCAACATAAAGATGGCTCTGCTGACTGCCTCCTGACTGCCAACAGGCTGGTTCAGCCACTGAGGAGCTGCTCTGAGGGGGCAGAGGAAGACTGA